A genomic stretch from Erigeron canadensis isolate Cc75 chromosome 9, C_canadensis_v1, whole genome shotgun sequence includes:
- the LOC122581573 gene encoding uncharacterized protein LOC122581573, with translation MATNITTKQQQSRKRQRFSHAQKLLPNQQVEVRSVEEGFRGSWHQATVLECRTQLRVVKYYHSLCDNHSEEHIEFIPVSFAVDGKIPVNWQPSDYPNYRGKIRPMPPRVFHDNFCLRYGQCVDVYYGYAWWEGVVFDHDDGSSERLVFFPDMGDDLRIPVKNIRVTQDWDAASDEWKLRDDWILFEVVEEFKVEWPLSVSMKQIWYEVRKTNCFVREMKEWTCPIKERWKEIVKEVMVNNFKLTMLGFCHRYKLSEDLDIKKCFVDSMINLEPSFSESLVDGDLHSKLDMVLAIKSLYENLSFPTEVSVSKLTKTIDHCAVTRSSEVIKPDFSDISRNLESAISSPHMTEEPQTQDLHVIESEYCPQAVVDYHSLIMDSNFNLRKTEDSRFKNLQLSARKHLFAVGWSNFYLEDTSGRKELVYSSPNGRKFYNLHEACIYYFSEPSCFEIDNASGTNVGNVEDLIKKNISVLHSEKEVVKKDISLKTNHVKGSSKRARIGFPPIWKDNEGRSGNT, from the exons ATGGCAACCAACATTAcaacaaaacaacaacaatCAAGAAAACGTCAGAGATTCAGTCATGCACAAAAGCTCCTTCCTAACCAACAAGTTGAA GTAAGGAGTGTTGAAGAAGGGTTCCGTGGTTCGTGGCATCAAGCAACAGTACTCGAATGTAGAACTCAACTTCGTGTGGTGAAATATTATCATTCCTTATGTGATAATCATTCAGAGGAGCATATCGAGTTCATTCCAGTTTCATTTGCAGTTGATGGCAAAATTCCGGTTAACTGGCAACCATCTGACTACCCAAATTATCGGGGCAAGATAAGACCGATGCCCCCTCGGGTTTTCCATGATAATTTTTGTCTTCGTTATGGACAATGTGTGGATGTATATTATGGATATGCATGGTGGGAAGGTGTTGTTTTTGACCATGATGATGGTTCAAGTGAACGATTAGTTTTCTTTCCTGATATGGGTGATGACTTGAGGATTCCGGTTAAGAATATAAGGGTTACTCAGGACTGGGATGCAGCTAGCGATGAATGGAAGCTTCGAGATGATTGGATTCTTTTTGAAGTGGTTGAGGAATTTAAAGTAGAATGGCCACTTTCTGTTTCCATGAAACAAATTTGGTATGAAGTGAGGAAGACAAATTGTTTTGTTAGAGAAATGAAAGAATGGACGTGCCCCATAAAAGAAAGATGGAAAGAAATTGTAAAAGAGGTTATGGTAAATAACTTTAAGTTGACAATGCTCGGGTTTTGTCACAGATATAAGCTTTCAGAGGATTTGGATATAAAGAAATGCTTTGTCGATTCCATGATAAATCTTGAACCATCATTTTCTGAATCTCTTGTTGATGGTGACCTACATTCAAAACTTGACATGGTTTTGGCTATCAAGTCTCTATACGAGAATCTTAGTTTTCCTACCGAAGTTTCTGTTTCTAAGTTGACTAAAACCATTGACCATTGTGCTGTCACGCGTTCATCTGAAGTTATAAAACCTGATTTTTCTGATATTTCAAGAAATCTTGAATCAGCAATATCATCGCCACATATGACAGAAGAACCACAAACACAGGATCTTCATGTGATCGAATCTGAATACTGCCCACAAGCAGTGGTTGACTATCATTCCCTGATAATGGATTCAAACTTTAACTTACGAAAGACAGAAGATTCCAGGTTTAAAAACCTACAACTTAGTGCTAGAAAGCATCTTTTTGCTGTTGGTTGGTCAAATTTCTATCTTGAGGATACTTCAGGTAGGAAAGAACTTGTGTATAGTTCCCCAAATGGAAGAAAGTTCTATAATCTTCATGAAGCCTGCATTTATTATTTCAGTGAACCCTCGTGTTTTGAGATCGATAATGCTTCCGGAACAAATGTTGGTAATGTAGAAGACTTGATCAAGAAAAACATTAGTGTTTTGCATAGTGAAAAGGAAGTCGTAAAGAAAGATATATCTTTGAAGACTAATCATGTAAAAGGGTCAAGTAAAAGGGCTCGTATAGGATTTCCACCAAT ATGGAAGGATAATGAAGGCAGGTCGGGTAACACGTAA
- the LOC122581883 gene encoding protein PMR5-like translates to MHIYTIQQKVAIHQYSFPFYNNLFPPHSSHQKANPKPHPSCSPMAFSSIFNSFVCIFVLAIYFNNVILLASSARLAHPINTKAGYPRHKLPIRQSNVSECALFMGSWVHDETYPIYKASSCPVIDPEFNCQMYGRPDSDYLRYRWKPANCELPRFNGLEFLTKMRGKKVMFVGDSLGRNQWESLICMTWSAVQQGATKFIRGDPLSTFKFLDYGVDVSFYRAPYLVDIDAVGGRRVLKLEDISKNSRMWMTADVLLFNTGHWWTHKGPLQGWDLIESGGSLHEDMDRLVALDTGLKTWAQWVDSHVGSTTTRIFFQSISPTHYNPSEWSAGATSIGKSCYGETSPMSGSSYPGIYPDQMKVIDSVIREMQNPVYILDITTLSAMRKDAHPSIYTGDLSPGQRANPDHSADCSHWCLPGLPDTWNQLFYTALLF, encoded by the exons ATGCACATATATACGATACAACAAAAAGTAGCCATACACCAATATTCATTCCCCTTTTATAATAACTTGTTCCCCCCTCATTCTTCCCACCAAAAAGCAAATCCAAAACCACACCCATCTTGTTCTCCAATGGCTTTTTCCTCTATCTTTAACTCCTTTGTATGCATTTTTGTACTAGCTATATATTTCAATAATGTTATATTGTTAGCTTCATCAGCTAGATTAGCTCATCCTATCAACACGAAAGCCGGTTATCCACGCCACAAGCTACCAATTCGGCAATCTAATGTGTCCGAATGTGCCTTGTTCATGGGTTCATGGGTCCATGATGAAACCTACCCAATCTATAAAGCTTCTTCTTGCCCGGTTATTGACCCTGAGTTCAATTGCCAAATGTATGGCCGACCCGACTCTGATTACCTTAGATATCGATGGAAACCCGCCAATTGTGAACTACCTAG GTTCAACGGGCTCGAGTTTCTAACAAAGATGAGAGGGAAGAAAGTGATGTTTGTTGGAGACTCACTAGGACGAAACCAATGGGAGTCATTGATTTGTATGACATGGTCAGCAGTTCAACAGGGTGCAACCAAGTTTATTAGAGGCGACCCTCTCTCCACATTTAAATTCTtg GATTATGGTGTAGACGTGTCATTTTACCGAGCACCATATTTGGTTGATATCGACGCTGTTGGTGGCCGGAGAGTGCTTAAGTTAGAAGATATATCTAAGAACTCAAGGATGTGGATGACCGCCGATGTGTTGTTGTTTAACACCGGTCACTGGTGGACTCATAAAGGCCCACTCCAAGG GTGGGACTTGATTGAGTCAGGTGGATCATTACATGAGGACATGGATCGGTTGGTTGCACTGGACACGGGCCTCAAAACATGGGCCCAATGGGTTGATTCTCATGTTGGTTCCACTACCACAAGAATCTTCTTTCAATCCATTTCCCCTACTCACTACAA CCCTTCGGAGTGGAGTGCCGGAGCTACCAGCATTGGCAAGAGTTGCTATGGCGAGACTAGCCCGATGAGCGGGTCATCCTACCCTGGTATCTACCCGGACCAAATGAAGGTCATTGACTCAGTGATCAGGGAAATGCAAAATCCGGTATACATTTTGGATATTACCACTCTATCCGCAATGAGAAAAGATGCACATCCGTCTATTTACACGGGTGACTTGAGCCCGGGTCAACGGGCTAATCCAGACCATTCGGCTGATTGTAGTCATTGGTGCCTTCCTGGCTTGCCTGATACATGGAACCAGTTATTTTATACTGCATTGTTGTTTTAG
- the LOC122582880 gene encoding increased DNA methylation 1-like gives MSLLDCQLQLKLDQEARLKGNRNEIENENDYICSVCQYGGELVLCDNCPSSFHTSCIGLQEVPDGEWFCPSCCCRICNENRFSGCYEQNSDSNILSCKQCEKRYHLGCLKRREDLSLVGSYHETTWFCCLKCEEILMGLERLLGKSIPVGRGNLTWTLRKYKAFEFSDNDASDMEELIENYSKLNVAISVMHECFEPVKEARTGRDIVEDVVLCRRSELPRLNFNGVYTVLLEKDDELISTAVVRIYGDKVAEVPLVGTRVQYRRRGMCRMLMHQLEKQLTELGVRRLVLPAVSSVLHAWIRSFGFSVMSESEKLNFLGYTFLDFQGTTMCHKFLVTGLPFSVPSISTGNSRSSIINLGSTSDVLEESLAEKINESRMVEQTPSEHKKSSILPHEILMNQLTRIERESETNLLQCSTQTSNPRETKDNVDAGFFKCYQRRRFKPVRVEVSFQK, from the exons AT GTCTTTATTAGATTGTCAATTGCAACTAAAACTTGATCAAGAAGCAAGATTAAAGGGAAACCGAAATGAAATAGAAAACGAGAATGATTATATATGTTCTGTTTGTCAATACGGTGGGGAATTAGTGTTATGTGACAATTGTCCATCTTCATTTCATACATCTTGCATAGGATTACAG GAGGTCCCTGATGGTGAATGGTTCTGCCCTTCATGCTGCTGCAGAATTTGTAATGAAAACAGATTCAGTGGGTGTTATGAGCAAAATAGTGACAGTAATATTTTAAGCTGTAAACAGTGTGAAAAAAGAT ACCATCTTGGGTGCTTAAAAAGAAGAGAAGATCTTTCATTGGTGGGGAGTTATCATGAAACAACTTGGTTTTGTTGTTTGAAATGTGAAGAG ATACTAATGGGTCTGGAGAGGCTTTTGGGAAAGTCAATTCCTGTTGGGAGGGGTAACTTAACATGGACCCTAAGGAAATATAAGGCATTTGAATTTTCTGATAACGATGCTTCGGATATGGAAGAATTGATAGAGAACTATAGTAAACTGAACGTTGCTATAAGTGTGATGCATGAGTGCTTTGAGCCGGTTAAAGAAGCTCGAACTGGGAGAGATATAGTTGAAGATGTAGTTCTTTGTAGGAG GTCTGAGCTACCTCGCTTGAATTTTAATGGGGTTTATACAGTTCTTTTGGAGAAAGATGATGAGCTAATCTCAACAGCTGTGGTGAG GATTTATGGAGATAAAGTAGCAGAAGTTCCACTTGTTGGAACAAGAGTTCAGTATCGCAGACGTGGAATGTGTCGTATGCTCATGCACCAGCTTGAAAAG CAACTTACGGAACTAGGAGTGAGAAGACTAGTTTTGCCGGCCGTGTCGAGTGTGTTGCACGCTTGGATTAGATCGTTTGGTTTCTCTGTGATGAGCGAATCAgagaaattaaattttttaggCTACACTTTTCTTGATTTCCAAGGCACTACAATGTGCCACAAATTCTTGGTAACAGGGCTTCCTTTCTCAGTACCGAGCATATCCACAG gaaaTAGCCGCAGCAGCATCATAAATTTAGGTAGTACTAGTGATGTTTTGGAAGAATCACTAGCAGAAAAAATCAATGAGAGTAGGATGGTTGAACAAACTCCCTCAGA GCACAAAAAGAGCAGCATTTTACCTCATGAAATCTTG ATGAATCAGCTGACTCGCATAGAACGTGAAAGTGAAACAAACCTCTTACAGTGCTCTACACAAACATCTAACCCCAGAGAAACCAAAGACAACGTTGACGCTGGCTTTTTCAAATGCTACCAACGGAGAAGATTCAAGCCTGTGAGAGTCGAGGTATCTTTCCAAAAGTAA